The following proteins are encoded in a genomic region of Mahella australiensis 50-1 BON:
- a CDS encoding uroporphyrinogen decarboxylase family protein, protein MPKETMTPKERWLAVLNRQKPDRLPMDYWATDEVNDKLRKYLGCSTQREMYERLHIDRPVSVGPRYIGPQVPDDADIYGCRYRNVSYSTGTYRECIYHPLAQYETVDEIEANYVWPNIDWYDYSDIPNQLKGKEMYPVQAGGSEPFLTYKDLRGQEQAFMDLILHPDIVHYCLDKLFDFCYENTCRIYEQIPGKVTYSYIAEDMGSEKDLMYSPAQIHEFLIPRMKRMIDLAHQAGAYAFHHSDGSIRKILPDMVKAGIDILNPIQWKCAGMDREGLKRDFGDKLVFHGGVDNQYTLAFGTVEEVKQEVVDNIRILGDGGGYILAPCHNIQAVSPVENILTMYETGYEYGWVY, encoded by the coding sequence ATGCCAAAAGAAACTATGACCCCGAAGGAGAGATGGCTGGCTGTATTGAATCGTCAAAAGCCTGATCGTTTGCCTATGGACTATTGGGCTACGGATGAGGTGAATGACAAGCTCAGAAAATACTTGGGCTGTTCTACCCAACGGGAGATGTATGAGAGACTACATATAGATAGGCCGGTATCAGTCGGGCCTAGGTATATTGGGCCACAAGTGCCGGATGATGCCGATATCTATGGTTGCAGGTACAGAAATGTAAGCTATAGTACCGGTACATATAGAGAGTGCATATACCATCCGCTTGCGCAGTATGAAACCGTCGATGAGATTGAGGCTAATTATGTATGGCCCAACATTGACTGGTATGATTATTCCGATATACCAAATCAATTAAAAGGCAAGGAAATGTACCCGGTACAAGCAGGGGGATCTGAGCCGTTCCTGACGTATAAAGATTTACGCGGACAGGAACAAGCTTTTATGGACCTTATACTACATCCTGATATAGTACATTACTGCCTGGATAAATTGTTCGATTTTTGTTATGAGAATACATGCCGTATATATGAACAAATACCGGGTAAGGTAACGTACAGCTACATAGCTGAGGATATGGGCTCTGAAAAGGATCTTATGTACTCGCCGGCTCAAATACATGAGTTTTTAATACCGCGTATGAAACGCATGATAGATCTCGCTCATCAGGCGGGAGCCTATGCCTTCCATCATAGCGATGGTTCGATACGAAAAATATTGCCCGATATGGTAAAGGCGGGCATAGACATACTAAATCCCATTCAATGGAAGTGCGCAGGTATGGATAGAGAAGGATTAAAACGCGACTTCGGCGATAAGTTGGTATTCCATGGCGGTGTGGATAATCAATATACATTGGCTTTTGGTACTGTAGAGGAGGTAAAGCAAGAGGTCGTAGATAATATACGCATATTAGGAGATGGAGGCGGTTATATATTGGCGCCATGCCATAATATTCAAGCAGTCAGCCCTGTTGAGAACATACTTACCATGTATGAAACCGGCTATGAATATGGATGGGTGTATTGA
- a CDS encoding Gfo/Idh/MocA family protein — MDKIKVGVIGCGSIAIHRHVPEYAANPNVEIAALCDIVKDRAKALADVYGGKVYTDYMDVINRKDIDAVSVCLPNYLHAPVSIAALEAGKHVLCEKPMATSAEEAEAMIRTAKRSGKILMIGHNQRLMPPHVKAKQILESGELGKIYSFRTTFGHAGPEGWCVDKSKNTWFFRKKEAFVGAMGDLGVHKADLIRWLLGEEIVEVGAFVETRGKTYDDGQLIDVDDNAVCVLKSESGVIGTLTASWTYRGGEDNSTTIYCEKGVMKLGADPDFEVVVNYTNGQRACYKVGEIATNEKQVSSGVIDLFVKHIVNGEQPIISGDEGYKALKIVLACLESAEKKTFVQVK, encoded by the coding sequence ATGGATAAAATAAAGGTTGGCGTAATAGGTTGCGGTTCTATAGCCATTCATCGCCATGTTCCGGAATATGCTGCCAATCCTAATGTGGAGATCGCAGCGCTATGCGATATAGTAAAAGATAGGGCAAAGGCTTTAGCCGATGTATATGGCGGCAAGGTTTATACCGACTATATGGATGTTATAAACAGGAAGGATATAGATGCTGTAAGCGTTTGTCTTCCCAATTATCTGCATGCACCTGTATCCATAGCTGCATTAGAAGCCGGCAAACACGTATTATGCGAAAAGCCAATGGCTACGTCAGCCGAAGAGGCCGAGGCTATGATAAGAACAGCCAAACGCAGCGGTAAAATATTGATGATAGGCCATAATCAACGCTTGATGCCGCCTCATGTGAAAGCCAAGCAAATTCTGGAGAGCGGCGAATTGGGTAAGATATATAGTTTTCGTACTACTTTCGGCCATGCTGGTCCCGAGGGTTGGTGCGTGGATAAAAGCAAAAACACGTGGTTTTTCCGCAAAAAAGAAGCATTTGTCGGTGCTATGGGAGATCTTGGCGTACACAAAGCCGATCTCATACGCTGGTTGCTTGGGGAAGAAATCGTCGAAGTGGGCGCTTTTGTAGAAACACGCGGCAAGACATATGATGATGGCCAATTGATAGACGTTGATGATAACGCTGTATGTGTGTTAAAGTCCGAGAGCGGTGTCATAGGCACGTTGACCGCAAGTTGGACATATAGAGGCGGCGAGGACAACAGCACTACCATTTACTGCGAGAAAGGCGTTATGAAATTGGGCGCAGATCCTGATTTCGAGGTAGTAGTGAATTATACAAATGGACAGAGAGCCTGTTATAAGGTGGGCGAAATAGCTACCAACGAAAAACAGGTGAGCAGCGGTGTGATAGACCTTTTTGTGAAGCATATAGTTAACGGTGAGCAGCCGATCATATCGGGCGATGAAGGCTATAAAGCGCTTAAGATAGTGTTAGCTTGCTTAGAATCGGCCGAGAAAAAGACGTTTGTGCAAGTGAAATGA
- a CDS encoding biotin--[acetyl-CoA-carboxylase] ligase, whose protein sequence is MSRSVVLNMLLSSQGGFVSGEDISRSLNISRTAVWKYINELKEMGYVIESHSRAGYKLIACPDVLWPDEISLGLDTSIIGREIVHFLSIGSTNDKAKELANNGCREGLIVVAEEQTGGRGRLGRQWVSPQYRGIWMSVVLRPDIQPMEAQKLTLLSALAVSNAIEECTGLKVDIKWPNDLVVSGKKICGILTEMSAEVDKVNHVVIGIGINANMSAEDIPDELKDKATSLAIELGYNVDRKNLFRYISRNIDELYTCFINANQWHDLMVEYREKCINVGRRAVISKGDVSWEGMVTDIDDDGALIVLDGHGEKKRIISGDVSIRGVEGYV, encoded by the coding sequence ATGAGTAGAAGCGTTGTGTTAAATATGCTTTTATCATCTCAAGGGGGGTTTGTTTCCGGAGAAGATATAAGCAGGAGTTTAAATATAAGCCGTACAGCCGTCTGGAAATACATAAACGAATTAAAAGAAATGGGATATGTTATAGAAAGCCATTCGCGTGCCGGATATAAGCTTATAGCATGCCCTGATGTATTGTGGCCTGATGAGATAAGTCTGGGATTGGATACATCGATTATAGGTCGGGAGATAGTCCATTTTTTAAGCATAGGTTCTACCAATGATAAAGCAAAGGAGCTTGCAAATAATGGCTGCCGCGAGGGATTGATAGTAGTGGCTGAGGAGCAGACAGGGGGCCGAGGCCGTCTCGGACGCCAATGGGTATCGCCGCAATACAGGGGTATATGGATGTCTGTGGTGCTTAGGCCGGATATACAACCTATGGAAGCACAAAAGCTCACGCTATTGTCCGCTTTGGCCGTATCCAATGCTATAGAAGAGTGTACGGGATTGAAAGTCGACATTAAATGGCCTAATGATTTGGTGGTGTCCGGTAAAAAGATATGCGGCATATTGACCGAGATGAGCGCTGAAGTGGATAAGGTGAATCATGTAGTTATAGGTATAGGGATAAATGCAAATATGTCTGCTGAAGATATTCCCGATGAGTTAAAGGATAAAGCTACTTCTTTGGCTATAGAGTTAGGATATAATGTCGACAGAAAAAATCTATTTAGATACATATCGCGAAACATAGACGAGCTTTATACTTGTTTTATTAATGCTAATCAATGGCATGATTTGATGGTTGAATATCGCGAGAAATGCATCAATGTGGGCCGGCGTGCCGTTATATCCAAAGGTGACGTATCGTGGGAGGGGATGGTCACGGATATAGACGATGACGGCGCATTGATAGTATTGGACGGCCATGGCGAGAAGAAGCGCATTATATCCGGCGATGTATCGATCAGAGGGGTGGAAGGCTATGTATAA
- a CDS encoding P1 family peptidase: protein MYNNITDVEGIKVGHASDFTGLTGCTVVFCSDGAVAGADVRGSAPGTRETDLLRPVNLVREAHAILLTGGSAFGLDAASGVMQYLSEHGVGFNSGARPVPIVPAAVLFDLDVGDPTAYPDKAMGYKACLSATTGYVEQGCVGAGTGATVGKMLGLKHAMKGGVGSASLSIGDLVVGAIVAVNALGDVVDYRSGDIIAGCRDDDGRFVDTVHHMLNGDLQHRGFGNTTIGVVATNAMLDKEGINKVAQMAHDGYALAIRPVHTMYDGDTVFALATQKVAADVTQVGVAAVEVMAQAILNAARAANQE, encoded by the coding sequence ATGTATAATAATATAACAGATGTAGAAGGAATAAAGGTCGGCCATGCAAGTGATTTTACCGGGCTGACGGGCTGCACAGTGGTATTCTGTTCGGATGGAGCGGTAGCCGGAGCTGATGTGCGCGGCTCAGCGCCCGGTACCAGAGAGACCGATCTTTTACGCCCAGTTAATTTGGTAAGAGAGGCTCATGCTATACTGTTGACAGGAGGCAGCGCTTTTGGCTTGGATGCAGCCTCTGGTGTTATGCAATACTTATCGGAACATGGAGTGGGTTTTAACAGCGGAGCCAGGCCTGTACCCATAGTTCCGGCAGCCGTGTTGTTTGATTTGGACGTAGGGGATCCTACGGCATATCCGGATAAGGCTATGGGTTATAAAGCTTGTTTAAGTGCGACAACCGGATATGTAGAACAAGGATGCGTAGGTGCGGGTACTGGTGCTACTGTCGGCAAGATGCTCGGTTTAAAGCATGCTATGAAAGGAGGCGTCGGTTCAGCTAGCTTGAGCATAGGCGATTTGGTAGTGGGGGCTATAGTGGCCGTGAACGCTTTAGGTGATGTGGTCGATTATAGAAGCGGTGATATAATAGCCGGATGCCGCGATGACGACGGGCGCTTTGTCGACACAGTCCATCATATGCTCAATGGTGATCTTCAACACAGAGGCTTCGGTAATACCACTATAGGTGTCGTGGCTACCAATGCAATGCTCGATAAGGAGGGCATAAACAAGGTGGCACAAATGGCTCACGATGGTTATGCATTGGCTATACGGCCGGTGCATACCATGTACGACGGCGATACCGTATTCGCGCTGGCAACGCAGAAGGTAGCGGCCGATGTAACTCAAGTGGGTGTAGCGGCAGTAGAGGTCATGGCACAGGCCATATTGAATGCGGCACGCGCTGCCAATCAGGAATAA
- a CDS encoding ABC transporter ATP-binding protein, with protein sequence MQSSLMRFLKYIKPYWFLILLSTIGGFIRFAVPMIFPKVFQYLIDNVLLVQGINVAQKYHTVGIIMISLVAIYLIVWAPATYFRRYLSGLAGQRLILDLRTDLYEHVMSLSNSYFKRNQSGAIVSRVINDVALAQNMVGNALTNLWMSVLSLIVVIGIMLSMDWKMTLIAMVAFPAYFYVQKNMRTKARITSRQIQRDTAEMAGEISERLTAMDLIKVFTGEKFELHMFFKKARKLYKSTVDNTKVSAFVQMMSGLLTSIGPVIVVWYGSSRVLSGTLTVGAMTAFYMYLGQLYQPIAQLSDLDIVVANSLAAIDRIFELFDEQPEIKDKENAVVLKRVNGLIEYDNVSFAYEGSDKILKHINITIQPGQRVALVGHSGAGKSTFVSLLPRFYDVTEGAIRVDGYDIRDVTLKSLRQQIGMVMQDTVLFNGTIYDNILYGNPRASKRDVKAAAKAADAHGFIKSLPNGYYTEVGERGAKLSGGQKQRIAIARAFLKNPPILILDEATSALDSQAENLIQNALNRLMKGRTTIIIAHRLSTIMDADIIVVLENGEIVESGTHSELLKRQGIYYSLYNEQYNKKNVLVG encoded by the coding sequence ATGCAATCTTCATTGATGAGGTTTTTAAAGTATATAAAGCCATATTGGTTTCTTATACTTTTATCGACCATAGGTGGGTTTATAAGGTTTGCAGTGCCGATGATATTTCCCAAAGTATTTCAATACCTTATAGATAACGTTTTGCTGGTTCAAGGCATAAATGTAGCGCAAAAATACCATACGGTAGGAATTATAATGATAAGCCTTGTAGCTATATACCTTATCGTATGGGCTCCTGCCACATATTTCAGACGGTATTTATCCGGACTGGCCGGCCAACGCCTTATACTCGATCTGCGTACAGATTTGTATGAACACGTTATGAGTCTATCTAATTCATATTTTAAGAGGAATCAAAGCGGGGCTATAGTTTCCCGCGTTATAAACGATGTGGCTCTGGCGCAAAATATGGTAGGCAATGCTTTGACCAACTTGTGGATGAGTGTGTTATCATTGATAGTGGTGATAGGTATAATGCTGTCGATGGATTGGAAGATGACGCTTATAGCTATGGTAGCGTTTCCGGCATATTTCTATGTACAGAAGAATATGCGTACAAAGGCTAGAATAACAAGCAGACAGATACAGCGCGATACAGCCGAGATGGCGGGCGAGATCAGCGAGCGGCTTACAGCCATGGATCTTATAAAAGTGTTTACCGGCGAGAAATTCGAGCTCCACATGTTTTTCAAAAAGGCACGCAAGCTGTATAAAAGTACTGTGGATAATACTAAAGTATCGGCATTTGTGCAGATGATGTCCGGTTTATTGACCAGCATAGGGCCGGTCATAGTAGTTTGGTATGGGAGTTCCAGAGTGCTGTCCGGTACATTGACGGTAGGCGCCATGACCGCATTCTATATGTACCTTGGTCAGTTATATCAGCCTATAGCCCAATTATCCGATTTGGATATAGTGGTAGCCAATTCTCTGGCTGCTATAGATCGGATATTCGAACTATTTGACGAACAGCCAGAAATAAAGGATAAAGAGAATGCTGTAGTCTTAAAAAGGGTAAACGGTTTAATCGAGTACGATAACGTAAGTTTTGCCTATGAAGGCAGCGATAAGATATTGAAGCATATAAACATCACTATACAGCCGGGTCAGCGCGTAGCGCTTGTGGGCCACAGCGGGGCTGGTAAATCCACATTTGTAAGCCTTTTACCGCGCTTTTATGATGTGACCGAAGGGGCTATAAGGGTGGATGGTTATGATATACGTGATGTAACGCTCAAATCTTTGCGCCAGCAAATAGGCATGGTTATGCAGGATACTGTCTTATTCAACGGGACGATCTACGATAATATACTTTACGGCAACCCTCGCGCCTCTAAAAGGGATGTAAAAGCTGCGGCTAAAGCGGCCGATGCTCATGGCTTTATCAAATCTCTGCCAAACGGTTATTATACTGAGGTGGGAGAACGCGGTGCTAAATTGTCAGGCGGCCAGAAGCAGCGAATAGCCATAGCCAGGGCATTTCTTAAGAACCCACCCATACTTATATTGGACGAAGCCACATCCGCTTTGGACTCTCAGGCTGAAAACCTTATTCAAAACGCTTTGAACCGTTTGATGAAAGGACGTACCACTATAATCATCGCGCACAGGCTATCCACTATAATGGATGCCGATATCATAGTGGTACTAGAGAACGGTGAGATAGTGGAAAGCGGAACGCACAGCGAATTATTAAAACGCCAGGGCATATACTACAGCTTATATAACGAACAATATAACAAAAAGAATGTTTTGGTCGGGTAA
- the rlmH gene encoding 23S rRNA (pseudouridine(1915)-N(3))-methyltransferase RlmH: protein MMNINVVAVGKIRERYIRDAIDEYVKRLRPYCRLNIIEVAEQQAPQELSKADVESVKIKEGRAILEHIKSNEYIIALAIEGAMMSSERLAGYILDLMISGHSSITFIIGGSLGLSSEVLARADMLLSFSPMTFPHQLMRLILLEQVYRCFKINSGEPYHK from the coding sequence ATGATGAATATAAATGTTGTAGCAGTGGGAAAGATTCGAGAGCGATATATCCGCGACGCCATAGACGAATATGTGAAACGCTTGAGGCCATATTGTCGCCTCAACATAATAGAGGTGGCGGAGCAACAGGCGCCTCAGGAGCTTTCCAAAGCTGATGTGGAAAGCGTTAAAATTAAAGAAGGCCGGGCTATTTTAGAGCATATAAAAAGCAATGAATATATTATAGCGTTGGCCATAGAGGGCGCGATGATGTCATCGGAACGATTGGCTGGCTATATACTAGATCTTATGATTTCGGGACATAGCAGTATAACCTTTATTATAGGCGGCTCGCTTGGCTTATCATCAGAAGTACTAGCCAGAGCCGATATGCTCCTCTCGTTTTCTCCCATGACATTTCCCCATCAATTGATGCGGTTGATATTGCTGGAACAGGTATACCGTTGCTTCAAGATAAACAGCGGCGAGCCGTATCATAAATGA
- a CDS encoding DNA-methyltransferase, whose product MFRLQDLSKRKASKNRTIELSDDEKSLYSSRLLYLNKPVSVSDITDRTINQDIFSAARFLPQQFVNLLFVDPPYNMSKTFNGNTFNKMSMDQYTQWLESWLTLLIPALKPIASLYICGDWRSSAAIFEVMSKYFIIRNRITWEREKGRGSKTNWKNASEDIWFCTVSNKYTFNAENVKLKRLVKAPYKDGSGQPKDWHYDGKNKYRLTYPSNIWTDITVPFWSMPENTHHPTQKPEKLLAKIILASSNPGDIILDPFLGSGTTSVVAKKLGRRYVGIEIDNTYCCLAEKRLAAADRDRSIQGYSDGVFWERNSLNHL is encoded by the coding sequence ATGTTCCGATTGCAGGACTTGTCAAAGCGTAAAGCTTCGAAAAATCGTACCATAGAGTTGTCCGATGATGAAAAATCATTATATAGTTCTAGGCTTTTATATCTTAATAAGCCCGTGTCAGTATCTGATATTACGGATCGCACTATAAACCAGGATATATTCAGCGCAGCCAGGTTTTTGCCACAGCAATTTGTCAATCTGTTGTTCGTTGATCCGCCATATAATATGAGCAAAACTTTTAACGGGAATACCTTTAATAAAATGAGTATGGACCAATATACTCAATGGCTCGAGTCATGGCTAACTCTTTTAATCCCCGCTTTAAAGCCCATAGCTTCATTGTATATATGCGGTGATTGGCGTTCGAGTGCTGCTATATTCGAAGTTATGTCAAAATATTTCATTATAAGAAACCGTATCACTTGGGAAAGGGAAAAAGGTCGCGGTTCCAAAACCAATTGGAAGAATGCCTCGGAGGATATATGGTTTTGTACCGTATCCAATAAATATACTTTCAATGCGGAAAACGTAAAACTCAAGAGACTTGTAAAAGCCCCTTATAAAGATGGTTCCGGTCAGCCAAAGGATTGGCATTATGACGGCAAAAATAAATATAGGCTTACCTACCCGTCCAACATATGGACCGATATAACGGTACCCTTCTGGTCCATGCCGGAAAATACTCATCATCCCACCCAAAAACCGGAAAAGTTATTGGCCAAGATAATTTTGGCCAGCTCCAATCCCGGTGACATCATACTGGACCCGTTTCTGGGCTCTGGTACAACATCGGTTGTAGCTAAAAAGCTAGGTAGACGATACGTCGGCATAGAAATAGATAATACCTATTGCTGCCTGGCCGAGAAACGTTTGGCTGCTGCCGATCGTGATCGTTCTATACAAGGATATAGCGATGGTGTGTTTTGGGAGAGAAACTCTCTCAATCATTTATGA
- a CDS encoding LacI family DNA-binding transcriptional regulator, whose protein sequence is MAGVTIRDIAKRAGVSIATVSRVINDNYYVSPDIKERVLRAIEELHYYPNSVARSLKNDATNTIGFLVSDISNNYFTTMAKAVEDVIHNEGYNLIVCSTEDKKERELEYLKLLISKKIDGLILNTTGENDDFIASLSEHMPLVLVNRKVYSDKFKGDFIDSDNIQGAYNLVSYLLSLGHRKIGVINGMLTVSTGKERFKGFVKAMSEVGIEVNEDYPYRYDGDFTLESGYQGAAKIMSASDKPSVIVIMNNVMTMGALKYFRSNGIDVPNDISIVAYGNIDNIELMYVQPTIVTLNAWVIGNKAGEMILERIKNKAVSNREVIYVPQLIEGNSVKKIESNQMYSVSH, encoded by the coding sequence GTGGCTGGCGTAACTATAAGGGACATAGCTAAACGTGCCGGTGTCTCAATAGCCACAGTATCAAGGGTTATAAACGATAACTACTATGTGAGCCCGGATATAAAAGAGAGGGTTTTGCGAGCTATTGAAGAATTGCATTATTATCCCAATTCAGTAGCTAGAAGTTTAAAGAACGATGCTACTAATACTATAGGATTTTTGGTGTCTGATATATCGAATAATTATTTTACCACTATGGCTAAAGCGGTTGAAGATGTCATTCATAATGAAGGGTATAATCTCATAGTATGCAGTACGGAGGATAAAAAGGAGAGAGAATTAGAGTATTTGAAGCTGCTTATAAGCAAAAAAATAGATGGTCTGATTCTTAATACCACAGGTGAAAATGATGACTTTATAGCATCGTTGAGCGAGCATATGCCATTAGTATTAGTTAACCGAAAGGTGTACAGTGATAAATTTAAGGGTGACTTTATAGATAGTGATAATATACAAGGCGCTTATAATCTGGTTTCATATTTATTATCGCTAGGACATAGAAAGATCGGCGTTATTAACGGTATGTTGACCGTCAGCACTGGTAAAGAAAGGTTTAAGGGCTTCGTTAAGGCCATGTCTGAGGTAGGCATAGAAGTAAATGAGGATTATCCTTATAGATATGATGGAGACTTTACACTAGAATCGGGATACCAAGGTGCTGCCAAAATAATGAGTGCATCGGATAAACCGTCAGTTATAGTAATTATGAATAATGTCATGACCATGGGGGCGCTGAAGTATTTTAGGTCAAATGGCATAGATGTACCAAATGATATATCTATCGTCGCTTATGGCAATATAGATAACATAGAATTAATGTATGTACAGCCTACTATTGTAACGTTGAACGCTTGGGTTATAGGGAATAAGGCTGGAGAAATGATATTAGAGCGTATAAAGAACAAGGCTGTCAGCAACAGAGAGGTCATATATGTACCACAGTTGATAGAAGGCAATAGTGTCAAAAAGATCGAAAGTAACCAAATGTATTCGGTAAGTCATTAA
- a CDS encoding RraA family protein — MADMDIKERKEILEMYKDFRVTDVRDGMDWCGYHHYGTVHHSIRPLWRTKAIGFARTARYVPFEGPVPMVTGDKYTEWSNWYYGNVCTDNWSKDIIEGDFICLDICGLDVGLLGSNNTLACMNKGAVGFMLNGGGIRDTDEVILEKVPVWSKFVSQPMDQCRIRYCEKDIPIGIGGVAIYPGDLVVADGDGVIVVPQKIIYDVYKYAYQEMKGDKIARRNLYAQGGLPLDDTVDTDTLK, encoded by the coding sequence ATGGCTGATATGGATATAAAAGAACGAAAAGAAATACTGGAGATGTACAAGGATTTTAGAGTAACCGATGTGCGCGATGGGATGGATTGGTGCGGTTACCATCATTATGGTACTGTCCATCATAGCATAAGGCCTTTATGGCGCACTAAAGCTATTGGTTTTGCCAGAACAGCACGATATGTGCCTTTTGAAGGACCGGTACCGATGGTAACTGGTGATAAGTATACTGAATGGTCTAATTGGTATTATGGCAATGTATGCACGGATAATTGGTCAAAGGATATTATCGAAGGGGATTTTATCTGTTTGGACATTTGTGGGCTAGATGTAGGCTTGCTTGGTTCTAATAATACATTGGCATGTATGAACAAAGGAGCTGTCGGTTTTATGCTCAACGGTGGTGGTATACGAGATACAGATGAAGTCATATTGGAGAAAGTTCCTGTTTGGTCGAAGTTTGTTTCCCAACCGATGGATCAGTGCCGCATACGCTATTGTGAGAAGGATATACCAATCGGTATAGGTGGAGTAGCTATTTATCCCGGTGATCTCGTAGTCGCAGATGGGGACGGCGTTATTGTTGTGCCTCAAAAAATTATATATGATGTTTATAAATATGCATATCAGGAAATGAAGGGTGATAAGATAGCCAGGCGAAATCTCTATGCGCAAGGCGGCTTGCCGTTGGATGATACAGTCGATACTGATACTTTAAAATGA
- a CDS encoding ABC transporter substrate-binding protein, with protein MKKMIAIILMAVMLMSVMLLSACGGGDTATEPEEKPESTGADDSKPAVDEGAPVEIRVAWWGDTKRHELYNQICDAFEAKNPNIKLTREPVSWTDYWDKLTVQSASGGAPDFMGMHPQFASDYVRRGVLEPLDAYVKDGTIDLSNFSQAAIDSGTVNGINYMISMGLTTNTVLVNKSMLEDLGVQVPDFNWTWDDLKAIGSEARAVLDAKGKKDSWLREDASGAYQIFRYWARQNGRDLYTADGSIAYTKEDAASWFAMWKDLRDSGVVPDSATTTEYSKATLEDSLIARGKTAMVSIPPNQYKLYSAALPEAELIMVRNPSKPDGKVGEFVEGAHFAISSKTTPEKKLAAAKLINFWVNTEDSIKLFRLDQGVPANTKMVEFLTPLLDEQDKAIVDYVSKTIEIATPTTFPPSGASEVDSLFQQIAEKVRFDQLTPEDAGAQLVSEAQAILDSNKK; from the coding sequence ATGAAAAAGATGATCGCCATAATCTTGATGGCAGTAATGCTGATGTCGGTTATGTTGTTGTCGGCTTGCGGTGGAGGGGATACTGCTACAGAACCTGAGGAAAAGCCTGAGTCAACTGGAGCAGATGATTCTAAGCCCGCAGTCGATGAAGGTGCGCCGGTGGAAATACGTGTTGCCTGGTGGGGAGATACTAAACGACACGAGTTGTATAACCAGATCTGCGATGCATTCGAGGCTAAAAACCCAAACATAAAACTGACGCGTGAACCGGTCAGCTGGACTGATTATTGGGATAAGCTTACAGTTCAAAGCGCAAGCGGTGGGGCTCCAGATTTCATGGGAATGCATCCGCAATTTGCAAGTGATTATGTACGCAGAGGTGTTCTTGAGCCGCTGGATGCTTACGTTAAAGATGGCACGATTGATCTCAGTAATTTCTCTCAGGCAGCTATTGATAGTGGTACAGTCAATGGCATTAATTATATGATTTCAATGGGTCTTACTACAAATACCGTGCTTGTCAATAAGTCAATGCTTGAAGATTTAGGTGTGCAAGTTCCGGATTTTAACTGGACATGGGATGATCTCAAGGCTATAGGAAGTGAAGCGAGAGCAGTACTTGATGCAAAGGGCAAAAAAGATTCATGGCTAAGAGAAGATGCTTCAGGAGCTTATCAAATATTTCGTTATTGGGCGCGTCAAAATGGTAGAGATTTATATACGGCAGATGGCAGTATAGCATATACGAAAGAAGATGCTGCTTCATGGTTTGCCATGTGGAAAGATTTGCGTGATAGCGGTGTTGTGCCTGATTCAGCTACTACAACGGAATACTCAAAAGCTACACTTGAAGATAGTTTAATAGCAAGAGGGAAAACGGCTATGGTGAGTATTCCTCCCAATCAATATAAGTTGTATAGTGCAGCATTGCCAGAAGCTGAACTTATTATGGTCCGAAATCCATCTAAACCTGATGGGAAAGTAGGAGAATTTGTTGAAGGCGCTCACTTTGCAATTTCTTCAAAAACAACGCCTGAGAAAAAATTGGCTGCCGCAAAACTGATAAATTTCTGGGTCAATACCGAAGACTCAATTAAATTATTCAGATTGGACCAAGGTGTACCAGCTAATACAAAAATGGTAGAATTTCTTACGCCGTTACTGGATGAGCAGGATAAGGCTATCGTAGATTATGTCTCAAAAACGATCGAAATTGCGACGCCGACGACTTTCCCGCCGTCCGGTGCAAGTGAGGTTGATTCGCTGTTCCAGCAGATTGCTGAAAAAGTAAGATTTGATCAACTAACACCGGAAGATGCCGGAGCTCAACTAGTGTCTGAAGCACAGGCTATATTGGACTCAAATAAAAAGTAA